In Euphorbia lathyris chromosome 10, ddEupLath1.1, whole genome shotgun sequence, a single genomic region encodes these proteins:
- the LOC136209882 gene encoding (+)-borneol dehydrogenase 1-like, translated as MEKKAIPILVTPEQRLAGKVAIITGGASGIGATTVQLFHANGAKVVIADIQDALGRALAQKLGQNAIYIRCDVSKEEEISSLVDQTVIKYGKLDIMYNNAGIVDRPFTRFLESKKSDLDRLISINLVGGILGAKHAARVMIPQNTGCILFTASACTAIGGLGTQSYALTKHGIWGLAKSLASELSPNGIRVNCISPFGIATSAGGITVPRFISDFALSYTGNLKGQILKTEDIAKAALYLASDDANHVSGLNLVVDGGFSVVNPSFVNLFATLTRSIYFIQRFVKLYGTPLIVSFMLGFLVVLISIMSSFMII; from the exons ATGGAAAAGAAGGCTATTCCTATCCTTGTAACGCCAGAACAAAG GTTAGCCGGAAAAGTAGCGATTATAACGGGAGGGGCAAGCGGGATAGGAGCCACCACAGTTCAACTTTTCCATGCAAATGGAGCCAAAGTTGTTATTGCCGATATTCAAGACGCCCTTGGCCGAGCCCTTGCGCAAAAGCTCGGCCAAAACGCCATTTACATCCGCTGTGATGTtagcaaagaagaagaaatcagcaGTCTCGTAGACCAAACGGTTATCAAATACGGGAAGCTAGACATTATGTACAATAATGCAG GAATAGTAGATAGACCATTCACAAGATTCTTAGAGAGCAAAAAATCAGATTTAGATCGCCTAATAAGCATAAACTTAGTTGGTGGAATCCTCGGAGCCAAACATGCAGCAAGAGTCATGATCCCCCAAAACACCGGCTGCATCTTATTCACAGCAAGTGCCTGCACAGCAATAGGAGGACTCGGAACTCAATCATATGCACTCACAAAACATGGAATTTGGGGATTAGCAAAAAGCTTAGCATCAGAATTATCCCCAAATGGAATTAGGGTTAATTGCATTTCACCTTTTGGAATTGCAACCTCTGCAGGTGGAATAACTGTCCCTAGATTTATATCAGATTTTGCTTTGAGTTATACTGGTAATCTCAAGGGACAGATTTTGAAGACAGAAGATATTGCTAAAGCTGCTCTTTATCTTGCTAGTGATGATGCTAATCATGTTAGTGGTCTTAATCTTGTTGTTGATGGTGGGTTTAGTGTTGTTAATCCTAGTTTTGTTAATCTTTTTGCTACTTTGACGAGGAGTATTTATTTCATCCAAAGGTTTGTTAAGTTGTATGGAACTCCATTGATTGTTTCATTTATGTTGGGGTTTTTGGTGGTTTTGATTTCCATTATGTCATCATTTATGATAATATGA